One genomic window of Psychrobacter cibarius includes the following:
- a CDS encoding methionine ABC transporter ATP-binding protein — MNDMIVLNNVTKSFLSDRSIKDKDGKPHWFTAVEPTSLSVQQGEIFGLMGYSGAGKSTLLRLINMLERPDAGQVIVDGTDLTTLSASELRIARHNIGMIFQQFNLMSNRTVFDNVAFNLTVSGYPSRDIHKRVMDCLEIVDLTDRAGHYPAQLSGGQKQRVGIARAIAPSPKVLLADEPTSALDPATTRSLLTCLRDINEQLGVTIVIVTHEMSVIRRLCDRAALLHQGQLLEVADVRDGLIQATTPIGKGLVHED, encoded by the coding sequence ATGAATGACATGATTGTCTTAAACAATGTGACCAAGAGTTTTTTAAGCGACCGATCAATCAAAGACAAAGATGGCAAACCACATTGGTTTACTGCCGTTGAACCGACCTCGTTATCTGTCCAGCAAGGCGAAATCTTCGGCCTAATGGGATACTCGGGTGCCGGTAAGTCTACTTTGCTACGCCTAATTAATATGCTTGAGCGTCCAGATGCCGGTCAAGTCATCGTCGATGGCACTGACTTGACCACATTGTCTGCCAGTGAATTGCGTATCGCCCGGCATAATATTGGTATGATTTTTCAGCAATTTAATCTGATGTCCAATCGTACTGTTTTTGACAACGTGGCCTTTAATTTAACCGTTTCAGGATATCCGAGCCGCGACATTCATAAACGAGTCATGGATTGCCTAGAGATTGTTGATCTAACAGACCGCGCTGGTCACTACCCTGCGCAGCTGTCAGGCGGACAAAAACAGCGTGTCGGTATTGCCCGAGCGATTGCCCCCAGTCCTAAAGTATTATTGGCTGATGAGCCAACCAGTGCGCTTGATCCTGCGACGACTCGCAGCTTGTTGACTTGTCTACGCGATATCAACGAACAACTTGGCGTCACCATTGTGATTGTGACTCATGAGATGAGTGTCATCCGTAGGCTGTGTGATCGCGCCGCATTACTGCATCAAGGTCAACTCTTGGAAGTTGCAGATGTGAGAGACGGTCTGATTCAGGCGACCACCCCGATTGGCAAAGGCTTAGTGCACGAAGACTAA
- a CDS encoding methionine ABC transporter permease, which translates to MLTGSELSASIDKLFALRKEIVNAFIDTFIMLGISTTVAIVIGGLFGVFLFLSSDRQFLQNKTLYGLLGGITNFMRAFPFVILMIAMSPFTKAIVGTGIGPIAASLVLAIAGSFYFARLVEQNLREVPRGIIEATESMGARPLTIIKVLLNEARSGLVLSVTILCISLLSYSAAAGMIGGGGLGDLAIRYGYYRYQTEVMIFIVIVLSIMVVSIQASGNWLANRLDKR; encoded by the coding sequence ATGTTAACTGGTAGTGAATTGTCCGCCTCGATAGACAAGCTGTTTGCCCTGCGCAAAGAGATTGTGAATGCGTTTATTGATACATTTATTATGCTTGGCATCTCAACGACGGTGGCGATTGTCATCGGTGGGTTGTTTGGCGTATTTTTGTTTTTATCCAGTGATCGACAGTTTTTGCAAAACAAAACATTGTATGGTCTGCTTGGTGGTATCACCAACTTCATGCGTGCTTTCCCATTTGTCATTTTGATGATTGCCATGAGCCCATTTACGAAGGCTATCGTTGGCACGGGTATTGGACCGATTGCGGCCTCATTGGTACTCGCCATTGCAGGTTCGTTTTATTTTGCCCGTTTGGTCGAGCAAAACTTACGTGAAGTGCCACGCGGTATCATTGAGGCGACCGAGTCTATGGGTGCACGTCCTTTGACCATTATTAAAGTCCTACTCAATGAAGCACGCTCAGGACTGGTATTGTCCGTGACGATTCTCTGTATCAGCCTGCTCTCTTATTCAGCAGCGGCGGGTATGATTGGCGGCGGTGGTCTGGGGGATTTGGCCATTCGTTATGGCTACTATCGCTATCAAACGGAGGTGATGATTTTTATCGTTATTGTCCTATCAATAATGGTCGTCTCCATTCAAGCATCGGGTAATTGGTTGGCTAACCGGTTGGATAAACGATAG
- a CDS encoding MetQ/NlpA family ABC transporter substrate-binding protein has translation MKLTDISRQLATAFAAVGISSLVLVGCNNSSAPEATKEPVTEGSTAETAASDIDPEHTKIVIGTTEGDFADMVRNQVKSSLEAQGYEVELIAFTDYVRPNLALAEGDLDINIFQHKPYLDTFKKENNLDLVEVFQVPTAPLGIYSGKKTTLDDVYKGMRVSAPNDPSNFARALVMMDDLGWITLKDNIDPLTASKTDIADNSKYDIEIIELEAAQLPRARDEVDFAVINGNYATDAGIKLTEALFQEPSFAYVNWSAIKSADAGKKWVEDVTNAYNSEAFKKYAHETFPGYKYPKIWGSDHSAHTDTATKPAPVEAAAQ, from the coding sequence ATGAAATTAACAGATATCAGCCGTCAGTTAGCGACTGCATTTGCTGCCGTTGGCATATCAAGCCTAGTCTTAGTTGGTTGCAACAACTCATCAGCACCAGAAGCAACTAAAGAGCCTGTTACTGAAGGCTCAACAGCAGAGACTGCCGCTAGCGATATCGATCCTGAGCATACCAAAATCGTCATCGGTACCACCGAAGGTGACTTCGCTGATATGGTGCGTAACCAAGTGAAAAGCTCACTGGAAGCGCAAGGTTACGAAGTTGAGCTGATTGCTTTTACTGACTATGTACGCCCAAACCTTGCCTTGGCTGAAGGTGATTTGGACATCAACATCTTCCAGCATAAGCCTTATCTTGATACCTTCAAAAAAGAAAACAATCTTGATCTGGTAGAAGTTTTCCAAGTACCTACTGCCCCACTTGGCATTTACTCAGGTAAAAAGACCACGCTTGATGATGTTTATAAAGGCATGAGAGTCTCTGCACCAAATGATCCAAGTAACTTTGCTCGTGCGCTGGTGATGATGGATGATCTTGGCTGGATCACGCTAAAAGACAATATTGATCCGCTAACGGCATCAAAAACTGACATCGCTGATAACAGCAAATACGACATTGAAATCATTGAGTTAGAAGCCGCTCAATTGCCACGTGCTCGTGATGAAGTCGACTTTGCCGTCATCAATGGCAACTATGCCACGGATGCTGGTATCAAGCTGACTGAAGCGCTATTTCAAGAGCCTAGCTTTGCTTATGTCAACTGGTCAGCCATCAAATCAGCAGATGCTGGCAAAAAATGGGTCGAAGATGTGACCAATGCATATAACTCAGAAGCCTTTAAAAAGTATGCTCATGAAACTTTCCCAGGCTATAAGTACCCAAAAATCTGGGGCTCTGATCACAGTGCGCACACGGATACCGCAACAAAACCTGCCCCTGTAGAAGCTGCTGCTCAATAA
- a CDS encoding aldo/keto reductase, translated as MRAKTYNIRTAGQANIPVLGLGTWQSTGQDCVDVVSQALKMGYEHIDTAQAYGNEKEVGQGIKQSGVSRDKFFLTTKIFPDDMKFEPEKLIAAAKRSLADLDTDYVDLLLLHWPDDRVPLSETIPALCELQKQSLTRHIGVSNFNIANIIEAEKYADVPIVVNQVEFHPFIKQKTLQTFLNNHHILLEAYSPLARGDVFDNEIIKEIADKHNVTPAQISLAWILADKHRIAIPKTANPDHLQGNLDAIKVQLSADDIEKISSLARADGRKIKHPDYSPEWDD; from the coding sequence ATGCGTGCTAAAACTTATAATATTCGTACCGCTGGACAAGCAAATATTCCTGTACTAGGGCTTGGTACATGGCAATCGACCGGTCAAGATTGTGTTGATGTCGTCAGCCAAGCGTTGAAAATGGGTTACGAGCACATCGATACCGCTCAAGCTTATGGCAATGAAAAAGAAGTTGGTCAAGGTATCAAACAATCAGGTGTATCTCGGGATAAATTCTTTTTGACCACAAAGATTTTTCCTGATGATATGAAGTTTGAGCCTGAGAAATTGATTGCAGCCGCTAAACGCTCTTTAGCAGATTTAGATACTGATTATGTTGATTTGCTACTATTGCACTGGCCGGATGACCGTGTTCCTTTATCTGAAACCATTCCTGCCTTGTGCGAACTACAAAAACAAAGTTTGACGCGCCATATCGGGGTCTCTAACTTTAATATTGCCAATATCATTGAAGCTGAGAAATATGCTGATGTGCCGATTGTGGTCAATCAGGTTGAGTTTCATCCGTTCATCAAGCAAAAAACCTTGCAGACTTTTTTGAACAATCACCATATTCTACTCGAAGCTTATTCACCTCTTGCTCGCGGTGATGTATTTGATAATGAGATTATTAAAGAAATCGCTGACAAACATAATGTCACGCCAGCACAGATATCATTGGCTTGGATTCTGGCAGACAAGCATCGTATTGCTATCCCAAAGACTGCTAACCCTGATCATTTACAAGGCAACTTAGACGCTATAAAAGTACAATTAAGTGCGGATGATATTGAGAAAATCAGCAGCTTAGCGCGTGCTGATGGGCGCAAAATTAAGCATCCAGATTACTCGCCTGAATGGGACGACTAA
- the ccmE gene encoding cytochrome c maturation protein CcmE, producing the protein MNAVRRKKLMWVMFTLAGAAIAVVLVLYAIGQQTDYYFDATAIAQGEAPQDKRIRAGGMVVAGSVQRAEDNPLNVEFAITDFQSTVPVTYQGILPDLFAENSGVVATGKMQGDTFVAGEVLAKHDENYMPPEVAKSMKENNRSGVVPPSEQYNPAEKVHETDTLQQ; encoded by the coding sequence ATGAACGCAGTTCGTCGCAAAAAACTGATGTGGGTTATGTTTACGCTTGCAGGAGCGGCGATAGCCGTGGTATTGGTTCTTTATGCCATTGGGCAACAGACCGATTACTACTTTGATGCTACCGCGATTGCACAAGGTGAAGCACCACAAGATAAGCGTATTCGAGCAGGCGGTATGGTCGTTGCGGGTAGTGTCCAGCGCGCAGAAGATAATCCACTAAACGTTGAGTTTGCCATTACGGACTTTCAATCGACAGTACCAGTGACTTACCAAGGTATTTTGCCAGATTTATTTGCTGAAAACTCAGGCGTCGTCGCGACAGGTAAGATGCAGGGTGACACTTTTGTCGCTGGAGAAGTCTTGGCGAAGCATGATGAAAACTACATGCCGCCAGAAGTGGCCAAATCAATGAAAGAAAACAACCGAAGCGGTGTAGTGCCTCCTTCTGAGCAATATAATCCTGCTGAAAAGGTGCATGAGACGGATACTCTACAGCAGTAG
- the ccmD gene encoding heme exporter protein CcmD → MQPYFYSVSEFLAMGKHGVFVWSCWAITVGMMLAFVIYSRRQRQALIKQLTIQQARQAQRTAKTTMPVTKQPN, encoded by the coding sequence ATGCAGCCTTACTTTTATAGCGTATCTGAATTTCTTGCCATGGGTAAGCATGGTGTTTTTGTTTGGTCATGCTGGGCAATTACTGTCGGTATGATGCTAGCTTTTGTTATTTATAGTCGTAGACAACGACAGGCTTTAATCAAGCAGTTGACCATTCAGCAAGCGCGGCAAGCACAGCGTACTGCTAAAACAACTATGCCTGTCACCAAGCAGCCTAATTAG
- the ccmC gene encoding heme ABC transporter permease CcmC — protein MPNLNNVSSPSLWQRIWQGFLTTVGTKQFFRIFSPWVKWLAILASICLLIGSIWGLAFAPPDYLQGNSYRIIFIHVPAASIAISIYFALAVLGVIFLVWKIKTASLVAQALAPLGFLLCVISLITGSIWAKPTWGTYWVWDARLTSMLILAFLYAGVMALFAAFEHTANRGKAAAILSIVGAVNLPIIKYSVQWWNTLHQGSTFTLTAAPKMSADMWMPLLLMIIGSYLLVATLAIYRTNTLILYRDQGKAWVKEYIRGQAK, from the coding sequence ATGCCCAACCTGAATAACGTCTCATCTCCTAGCCTGTGGCAGCGCATCTGGCAAGGCTTTTTGACCACTGTGGGTACCAAGCAGTTTTTTCGAATTTTTTCGCCTTGGGTCAAGTGGCTGGCGATATTAGCCAGTATTTGCCTGTTGATCGGTAGTATCTGGGGTCTCGCTTTTGCGCCGCCTGATTACCTACAAGGTAATAGCTACCGTATTATCTTTATTCACGTACCCGCTGCCAGTATCGCTATTTCCATCTATTTTGCCTTAGCAGTGCTCGGGGTCATTTTTTTAGTTTGGAAAATTAAGACCGCCAGTCTGGTGGCACAGGCGCTTGCTCCGCTAGGATTCTTGCTCTGTGTGATTAGCTTAATCACGGGCTCTATTTGGGCGAAACCCACTTGGGGTACTTACTGGGTTTGGGATGCACGTTTGACCTCTATGCTCATTTTGGCGTTTCTGTATGCGGGGGTGATGGCGTTATTTGCCGCGTTTGAGCATACTGCCAATCGTGGTAAAGCCGCCGCCATTTTGTCTATTGTTGGCGCAGTAAATTTGCCCATTATCAAGTACTCGGTACAGTGGTGGAACACCTTGCATCAAGGCTCGACTTTTACTTTGACCGCCGCGCCTAAGATGTCAGCAGATATGTGGATGCCATTATTACTGATGATTATTGGTAGTTATTTATTAGTGGCAACATTAGCGATTTATCGTACCAATACCCTTATCTTGTATCGTGATCAAGGCAAAGCGTGGGTCAAAGAATACATTCGCGGGCAAGCTAAGTGA
- a CDS encoding heme exporter protein CcmB, with protein sequence MQLWRREWQVKQQGAVQWLYPLVLFLVIITLFPLAVGSEPALLQRLGVSAVWIAALLSLVMGVDGLFKPALDNGTLAQLVVAKASLPLWVLIRLVIHWIFSSGIVAALSLLAVPLFQLSWFEAWILMASIVTGSPMLLMLSAVASSLTLSLKNGAVLVPLIALPMQLPVLIFATGAVDLFATGLNGLPILALLLAGSIISVLVMPWVIAMTLKMAWLN encoded by the coding sequence ATGCAGCTATGGCGGCGCGAGTGGCAAGTCAAACAGCAAGGCGCCGTGCAGTGGCTTTATCCGCTAGTGCTGTTTTTGGTTATTATCACCTTATTTCCGCTAGCAGTGGGTAGCGAGCCTGCGCTATTGCAACGCCTTGGCGTATCGGCGGTTTGGATTGCCGCTCTATTGTCACTGGTCATGGGTGTCGATGGTTTGTTTAAGCCTGCCCTTGATAATGGCACGCTGGCGCAATTGGTCGTTGCCAAAGCATCATTGCCCTTATGGGTATTGATTCGTTTGGTTATCCATTGGATTTTTAGTAGTGGTATTGTGGCAGCGCTTAGTTTACTTGCCGTGCCTTTGTTTCAGCTTAGTTGGTTTGAGGCGTGGATATTGATGGCTTCTATTGTGACGGGCAGTCCGATGTTGTTGATGCTGTCAGCGGTCGCGAGTAGCTTAACGCTATCATTAAAGAATGGTGCGGTGCTGGTACCTTTGATTGCCTTACCGATGCAGTTACCAGTGTTGATTTTTGCCACAGGAGCGGTTGATTTATTTGCCACTGGTCTCAATGGTTTACCTATACTGGCTTTATTATTAGCAGGCAGTATTATCTCGGTTTTGGTGATGCCATGGGTGATTGCCATGACGTTAAAAATGGCGTGGTTGAATTAA